The segment TTCCTAAATGTCTGCATGTGTCCACAAGGTGTCAGCGGAGATTGTGAGACTTACTTCACTGTCTTCTCAAAACCCTTGGCCGTGAGGGTCCTATAGAAACTAACCAGCTCGGCGCTTTTGGCATCTTCGTGCCAGCTAGCGACGTAGGATTGGGCGCGCTCGGAAAGCTGTTGGAGCAGGGTGTAATCGCTTAATAGCTGGTTAACCTTAGTGGCAAAGTCGTCATGGTTATCTTCGGCGATCAGGCAGCCTTCTCCTTCTTTTAATACATCAATCGTGCCCATCGCGGCGGTGGAAACTACCGGCGTGCCGAGTGCCATCGCTTCCAGCAGCACCAGCCCTTGGGTTTCTGTGCGTGATGCAAACACAAAAACGTCGGCGGCACGATAGGCCGCCTGCAGTGGGCCGCTGCGGTTGAGATAGCCAAGGAACAGCACCGATTCTGCCACGCCAATTTCCTGGGCGCGCCGTACAAGCGAGTCATGAGCCGGGCCTTCGCCGGTAATAATCAGCCGGGTGGTGGGGTGTTCGGCTAACACCTTGGGCAGCATATCGATCAGAAAATCGATGTTCTTCTCAAAGGCGGCGCGGCCTACATAAAGCAGCAGGCGCGCATCTGTAGGCAGGTCGTAATGAGCACGAAAGTCGCTATCATCCTGGGCTTGAGGATGGCAGAACGACTCAAGCGGCAAACCGGTAGGAATGACCGTGGAGGGAGTGGTCACGCCGTAGTGGGTCAGTGCTTTCTGCATCGCTTGAGAGGGTGCCACTAAGGCGTCGAGCTGCTGACACTGGTGCACTGAAAGTCGGCGTGCGGCAAATCGCAGCCAGCGTCGTGGAAACCAACGGATATAGTGTTGAACATACTCCTCAAACAGGGTGTGGTAGGTCGCTACCACTGGAAGCCCGAGCCGACGCCCCAGGGCTACACCGGCATAGTGGGCGGTAAAGGGAGTATGGACATGAATAAGGTCAAAGGCTTCGGCGGCAAGCTGCGGCTTCAGGGCGATCAAGTCCCGGTAGTGCATCATGCGATCCTCCGGGTCGCCGGGTACCTGGCGCGAACGGATGCGCAGTACGCCCGGCTCGTCCACCTGGCCAACTGGATAGTCGGGGCAGATCAGCGTAACCGAGTGGCCCAGGCGTTCAAGGGCCCCTCGAAAACTGGCGATGGAGGTTGAAACGCCATTGACGCGGGGGAAATAGACATCCGAAATCATCAATATTTTTATACCGCTCAGCGGTGTCTTGGTCGTTGACGCAGTCGAGTGGAACAGCGTCAACGCTGACGTTAGCCGCGTCTTGCGATCAGCTTCGCGCTGTAGATACAGGGCATTGCCGTTGGCTAATTGGGTTAGGATCGCGACTTCCGGGTCACTGAGAGGAGAGCGGAGAGAGGGGCGTCGGCGCTGTGGCATGTTGTTTGGACTCTTTTGGCAGCTTATTGCCACGCTACCCCGAGTCCATGACTGACGGATGACAGCCAGCACCCGGCTTGTACATATCGAGCTGAGCGTTTTCGCACAGTGGGCGGTGCTCTCGCTTTTTGTTGTCTAGCCGTTTTATAGTGCTTCAATAGCACTCGACGAAAAACGGTAATCCACCATGGCCCTTTTTGAGCTACATAGCCGCAACTTAGCCCAAGAGCAGGTGGCCCATACCCACGACTTCCATCAGCTTATTCTGGCCACTTGTGGTGTTACGGAGCTTTCGATGGAGGGCCAGGGGGAAAGGGTGACCGCCCGCCGAGGGTGCTTGATCCCTTCGTCGCGCCATCACGAGTACCAGGGTGATGGCAACAACCGTACCTTAGTGCTGGATATACCCGTTGCCCAGTTGGCATCGCTTGAAAAGGGCAGTGAGATTGAGCGACTCTTTGATAAGCCGCGCTTTTTCAGCGTGCCTCCCGCGTTAAACCAGCTTACCCACGCCCTGGCGAATCAGCTTGAGCAGTGCCCCGCGCTGCAGAATGAAATCGCGATTCTGCTGTTACGCGCGTTGACCATGTATCTGCATGATGCCACTCCCTCCACAGTTGGACAGTTGGGCCAACACTGCATCAGCGAGCGCCTTGATCTTGCCCGTTTGGATGCCTGGTTGGATCAGCATCTAGCCGATGAGATTCGTGTGGAGCAGTTAGCTGCTTTGTGTGCCTTAAGCCCAGGGCACTTTCACTCCTGCTTTCGTGAGCTGACTGGCGTAACGCCGCTGGCCTATGTGCAGCGCAGGCGCTTAGAACACGCTCGCACCTTGGTTCGCCACAGCACGCTTAGCCTGGGGCACATCGCTATGCTGGTCGGCTTTCGCGATCAAGGCAGCTTTTCCCGCGCCTATCGGCGATATTTCGAGATTGCTCCTTCTTCAGACCGTTAGGCCCTTCTGCAGATCGTTAGACCCTCATCTGACCGCTAGCCCCTCGCCGAACCGTTAGTGCTAAAATTTTCTTGCCTGCATGACTTGCGGGCAAATCTACCTCAGCTTCGGGCAAGTAATTTGTCGGCGAGCGCACTAGTCTCTAATGATCCCTTTTAAATCAACACAACCCCTTTCAAGGAAAACACCATGGGCGTTACCTACCAAGACAGCAATGCACGTATGAGCCAAGTGGCGATTCACAACGGTACCGTTTATCTCGCAGGTCAGGTTCCCCCTGATGCCACGGCGGA is part of the Halomonas alkaliantarctica genome and harbors:
- a CDS encoding glycosyltransferase; translation: MPQRRRPSLRSPLSDPEVAILTQLANGNALYLQREADRKTRLTSALTLFHSTASTTKTPLSGIKILMISDVYFPRVNGVSTSIASFRGALERLGHSVTLICPDYPVGQVDEPGVLRIRSRQVPGDPEDRMMHYRDLIALKPQLAAEAFDLIHVHTPFTAHYAGVALGRRLGLPVVATYHTLFEEYVQHYIRWFPRRWLRFAARRLSVHQCQQLDALVAPSQAMQKALTHYGVTTPSTVIPTGLPLESFCHPQAQDDSDFRAHYDLPTDARLLLYVGRAAFEKNIDFLIDMLPKVLAEHPTTRLIITGEGPAHDSLVRRAQEIGVAESVLFLGYLNRSGPLQAAYRAADVFVFASRTETQGLVLLEAMALGTPVVSTAAMGTIDVLKEGEGCLIAEDNHDDFATKVNQLLSDYTLLQQLSERAQSYVASWHEDAKSAELVSFYRTLTAKGFEKTVK
- a CDS encoding AraC family transcriptional regulator; translation: MALFELHSRNLAQEQVAHTHDFHQLILATCGVTELSMEGQGERVTARRGCLIPSSRHHEYQGDGNNRTLVLDIPVAQLASLEKGSEIERLFDKPRFFSVPPALNQLTHALANQLEQCPALQNEIAILLLRALTMYLHDATPSTVGQLGQHCISERLDLARLDAWLDQHLADEIRVEQLAALCALSPGHFHSCFRELTGVTPLAYVQRRRLEHARTLVRHSTLSLGHIAMLVGFRDQGSFSRAYRRYFEIAPSSDR